The following proteins are encoded in a genomic region of Phalacrocorax carbo chromosome 2, bPhaCar2.1, whole genome shotgun sequence:
- the CLUL1 gene encoding clusterin-like protein 1, translating to MKSSWLFIIYVLWLNGHQCAPTRQEEMNLRENLKLLSEVGEKYVDEEVKKALIGIKQMKIMMERNEDKHVDLMKTLKKSSEEKQQALRLMDEVKERLEEEERQCQVSLKNLWDECESCLQSTCMRYYTTCKHGLPTFRRKVEDFLRKIPPLIFTFHEDKGKDIQFNEKPEKEDSQLVKMEDLFSQLLSDMGSIFDRSLIFFKQMQKEFDQSFQTYFLSDLDLNESPSMPALPEDTTRNSGSQKGWGIPGFLQIVFDFSKTVFEGVSEVITEVFNEYRDNRRDVPEQAKGKYPDRSGMFSKIVSGHWRPLCRELRENSSGCPQFHERCQKCQGNLLHDCPNVPELHIKFDEAFKLVNLSGEQYDQILQVVQRHTEDTSYLLNKMKERFGWVSELSNMTIGPENIFNIVKVAPGNPSGKNETVVDVNILTSPTFTIKVPPNLDPKSAEFIEYIAGKALQLYKQNF from the exons ATGAAGTCTTCTTGGTTATTTATAATATACGTGCTATGGCTGAATGGTCATCAGTGTGCACCAACAAGGCAGGAGGAAATGAATCTCCGCGAAAACCTGAAGC TATTATCTGAAGTTGGAGAGAAGTATGTAGATGAAGAGGTAAAGAAAGCTTTGATTGGTATTAAGCAGATGAAAATTATgatggaaagaaatgaagatAAGCATGTAGATCTGATGAAAACCTTGAAGaagagcagtgaagaaaaacag CAAGCCTTGCGACTTATGGATGAAGTAAAGGAAAGattagaagaagaagaaagacaaTGTCAAGTATCCTTGAAAAATTTATGGGATGAATGTGAATCTTGTTTACAAAGTACCTGCATGAGATATTACACAACTTGCAAACATGGTTTGCCAACATTTAGAAGAAAG GTAGAAgattttttgaggaaaatacCTCCACTCATTTTTACCTTTCATGAGGATAAAGGAAAAGACATCCAGTTTAATGAAAAGCCTGAGAAAGAGGATTCCCAGCTAGTAAAAATGGAAGACTTATTTAGCCAACTATTATCAGACATGGGCTCAATATTTGacagaagtttaatttttttcaagcagaTGCAAAAAGAATTTGATCAGTCTTTTCAGACTTATTTCCTGTCTGATCTGGACCTGAATGAGTCCCCCAGCATGCCAGCTTTGCCTGAGGACACGACCAGAAACAGCGGCTCACAGAAAGGCTGGGGTATACCTGGCTTCTTACAGATAGTTTTTGATTTCAGTAAGACGGTGTTTGAAGGTGTCAGTGAGGTGATTACTGAAGTATTTAATGAATACAGAGATAACAGAAGAGATGTGCCAGAACAAGCCAAAGGCAAGT ATCCTGACAGAAGTGGCATGTTCTCAAAAATTGTGTCAGGACACTGGAGGCCTCTGTGCAGGGAGCTTCGGGAGAACTCCTCTGGATGCCCACAGTTTCATGAAAGATGTCAGAAATGTCAAGGCAATCTTTTGCATG ATTGCCCAAATGTTCCTGAACTGCACATCAAGTTTGATGAAGCCTTTAAACTGGTGAATCTCTCGGGGGAGCAGTATGATCAGATTCTCCAGGTGGTTCAGCGTCATACAGAAGACACTTCCTACTTGTTGAACAAGATGAAAGAAAGATTTGGGTGGGTGTCTGAGTTATCCAATATGACCATTGgaccagaaaacattttcaatatAGTTAAG GTGGCACCTGGGAATCCTTCTGGTAAAAATGAAACTGTGGTAGATGTGAATATTCTGACTTCACCTACTTTCACCATTAAAGTTCCTCCCAATTTAGACCCAAAGAGTGCTGAATTCATTGAATACATAGCTGGGAAAGCACTGCAACTATATAAGCAGAATTTTTAA
- the TYMS gene encoding thymidylate synthase isoform X1 has translation MPAEGEVPSAAAAGPESGELQYLRQVRHILQHGHRKEDRTGTGTISVFGMQARYSLRDQFPLLTTKRVFWKGVLEELLWFIKGSTNAKELSAKGVKIWDANGSREFLDKQGFSTREEGDLGPVYGFQWRHFGAEYKDMHTDVGALHSLETVEEKDSSILQLEQNYSNQGVDQLQKVIETIKTNPDDRRIIMCAWNPKDISLMALPPCHALCQFYVLNGELSCQLYQRSGDMGLGVPFNIASYSLLTYMIAHVTGLKPGEFIHTLGDAHIYLNHVEPLKVQLQREPRPFPKLRIIRKVEDISDFKAEDFQIEDYNPHPSIKMEMAV, from the exons ATGCCTGCCGAGGGGGAGGTGCCGAGcgcggcggccgccggcccgGAGTCCGGCGAGCTGCAGTACCTGCGGCAGGTCCGGCACATCCTGCAGCACGGCCACCGAAAGGAGGATCGCACGGGCACCGGCACCATCTCCGTCTTCGGCATGCAGGCGCGGTACAGCCTGAGAG ATCAGTTTCCACTGCTAACAACGAAGAGGGTATTCTGGAAAGgagtgctggaggagctgctgtggTTCATCAAG GGTTCTACAAATGCCAAAGAGCTCTCTGCCAAGGGTGTGAAGATTTGGGATGCTAATGGGTCGCGTGAGTTCCTGGATAAGCAGGGTTTCAGCACCAGAGAGGAGGGGGATTTGGGGCCAGTTTATGGTTTCCAGTGGAGGCACTTTGGAGCAGAATACAAAGATATGCACACAG ATGTTGGTGCACTACATTCATTGGAGACTGTGGAAGAGAAAGATTCCTCCATTCTGCAGCTGGAACAAA ATTATTCCAACCAAGGAGTTGATCAGTTGCAAAAAGTGATTGAAACGATCAAAACCAACCCAGATGACAGAAGAATCATTATGTGTGCTTGGAATCCCAAAG ATATTTCTCTGATGGCTTTGCCTCCATGCCATGCTCTTTGCCAGTTCTATGTTCTAAATGGTGAATTGTCGTGCCAACTCTATCAGAGGTCTGGAGATATGGGACTGGGAGTGCCTTTCAATATTGCCAGCTATTCACTGCTTACATACATGATTGCCCATGTCACGGGGCTAAAG cctggagagtTCATACACACATTAGGAGATGCTCACATATATCTGAATCATGTGGAACCTCTAAAAGTTCAA cttcagaGGGAGCCAAGACCTTTCCCCAAACTCAGAATTATTCGTAAGGTTGAAGATATCAGTGACTTTAAGGCAGAAGACTTTCAGATTGAAGATTATAATCCTCATCCATCTATTAAAATGGAGATGGCTGTTTAG
- the TYMS gene encoding thymidylate synthase isoform X2: MPAEGEVPSAAAAGPESGELQYLRQVRHILQHGHRKEDRTGTGTISVFGMQARYSLRDQFPLLTTKRVFWKGVLEELLWFIKGSTNAKELSAKGVKIWDANGSREFLDKQGFSTREEGDLGPVYGFQWRHFGAEYKDMHTDYSNQGVDQLQKVIETIKTNPDDRRIIMCAWNPKDISLMALPPCHALCQFYVLNGELSCQLYQRSGDMGLGVPFNIASYSLLTYMIAHVTGLKPGEFIHTLGDAHIYLNHVEPLKVQLQREPRPFPKLRIIRKVEDISDFKAEDFQIEDYNPHPSIKMEMAV; the protein is encoded by the exons ATGCCTGCCGAGGGGGAGGTGCCGAGcgcggcggccgccggcccgGAGTCCGGCGAGCTGCAGTACCTGCGGCAGGTCCGGCACATCCTGCAGCACGGCCACCGAAAGGAGGATCGCACGGGCACCGGCACCATCTCCGTCTTCGGCATGCAGGCGCGGTACAGCCTGAGAG ATCAGTTTCCACTGCTAACAACGAAGAGGGTATTCTGGAAAGgagtgctggaggagctgctgtggTTCATCAAG GGTTCTACAAATGCCAAAGAGCTCTCTGCCAAGGGTGTGAAGATTTGGGATGCTAATGGGTCGCGTGAGTTCCTGGATAAGCAGGGTTTCAGCACCAGAGAGGAGGGGGATTTGGGGCCAGTTTATGGTTTCCAGTGGAGGCACTTTGGAGCAGAATACAAAGATATGCACACAG ATTATTCCAACCAAGGAGTTGATCAGTTGCAAAAAGTGATTGAAACGATCAAAACCAACCCAGATGACAGAAGAATCATTATGTGTGCTTGGAATCCCAAAG ATATTTCTCTGATGGCTTTGCCTCCATGCCATGCTCTTTGCCAGTTCTATGTTCTAAATGGTGAATTGTCGTGCCAACTCTATCAGAGGTCTGGAGATATGGGACTGGGAGTGCCTTTCAATATTGCCAGCTATTCACTGCTTACATACATGATTGCCCATGTCACGGGGCTAAAG cctggagagtTCATACACACATTAGGAGATGCTCACATATATCTGAATCATGTGGAACCTCTAAAAGTTCAA cttcagaGGGAGCCAAGACCTTTCCCCAAACTCAGAATTATTCGTAAGGTTGAAGATATCAGTGACTTTAAGGCAGAAGACTTTCAGATTGAAGATTATAATCCTCATCCATCTATTAAAATGGAGATGGCTGTTTAG